In Saccharothrix syringae, the following are encoded in one genomic region:
- a CDS encoding DUF427 domain-containing protein, translating into MSAAAERGRVRVETGLKRVRAYLGGELVADTTRPALVWEKPYYPTYYVPVADVRATLVPTGEVRHSPSRGDGRVHDVRTAAGTAAGAAQLFPDSPLEPLRDLVRLEWDAMGEWFEEDEPVYVHPRDPYTRVDALASSRHVRVEVDGVEVANSRRPVILYETGLPPRYYLPMTDVRVDLLRPTSLRTACPYKGTAEYWSVTLPDATHDNLAWSYRTPLPESQKIAGLIAFYNEKVDIHLDNTHLPRPRTPFS; encoded by the coding sequence ATGAGCGCTGCTGCCGAACGCGGCCGGGTGCGGGTGGAGACCGGCTTGAAGCGGGTCCGGGCGTACCTGGGGGGCGAGCTGGTCGCGGACACCACCCGGCCGGCCCTGGTGTGGGAGAAGCCGTACTACCCCACGTACTACGTGCCCGTCGCGGACGTGCGGGCCACCCTGGTGCCGACCGGCGAGGTCAGGCACTCCCCGAGCCGCGGCGACGGCCGGGTGCACGACGTGCGGACCGCCGCCGGCACCGCGGCCGGCGCGGCGCAGCTGTTCCCCGACTCCCCGCTGGAACCGCTGCGCGACCTGGTCCGGCTGGAGTGGGACGCGATGGGCGAGTGGTTCGAGGAGGACGAACCCGTCTACGTCCACCCGCGCGACCCGTACACCAGGGTGGACGCGCTGGCGAGCAGCCGCCACGTCCGGGTGGAGGTCGACGGCGTGGAGGTCGCGAACTCCCGCCGCCCGGTGATCCTCTACGAGACCGGCCTGCCCCCGCGCTACTACCTGCCCATGACCGACGTGCGCGTGGACCTGCTGCGCCCGACCTCCCTGCGCACCGCCTGCCCCTACAAGGGCACCGCCGAGTACTGGTCGGTAACCCTCCCCGACGCCACCCACGACAACCTGGCCTGGTCCTACCGCACCCCCCTCCCCGAGAGCCAGAAGATCGCCGGCCTGATCGCCTTCTACAACGAAAAGGTCGACATCCACCTGGACAACACCCACCTCCCCCGCCCCCGAACCCCCTTCTCCTAA
- the ruvB gene encoding Holliday junction branch migration DNA helicase RuvB: MNAEEDTLNPLPDPAERDVESTLRPRDLGEFVGQPKVREQLELVLHGAMKRGAPPDHVLLSGPPGLGKTSLAMIIAAELGASLRITSGPALERAGDLAAMLSNLVEGDVLFIDEIHRMARPAEEMLYLAMEDFRVDVVVGKGPGATSIPLDIAPFTLVGATTRSGALTGPLRDRFGFTGHMEFYDPDELELILRRSAGILGVDLREEGGREIARRSRGTPRIANRLLRRVRDYAEVRADGAVTREVARDALAVYDVDELGLDRLDRAVLGALVRSFGGGPVGVSTLAVAVGEEPTTVEEVCEPYLVRAGMLARTPRGRVATASAWLHLGLQPPARAPGEGTRSLFDEGA; this comes from the coding sequence GTGAACGCCGAGGAGGACACCCTCAACCCGCTGCCCGACCCCGCGGAGCGGGACGTCGAGTCCACCCTGCGACCGCGCGACCTGGGCGAGTTCGTCGGCCAGCCCAAGGTGCGCGAGCAGCTCGAACTGGTGCTGCACGGCGCGATGAAGCGGGGCGCGCCGCCGGACCACGTGCTGCTGTCCGGGCCGCCCGGCCTGGGCAAGACCAGCCTCGCCATGATCATCGCCGCCGAGCTGGGCGCGTCGCTGCGCATCACCTCCGGCCCGGCCCTGGAGCGCGCGGGCGACCTGGCCGCGATGCTGTCCAACCTGGTCGAGGGCGACGTGCTGTTCATCGACGAGATCCACCGGATGGCCCGCCCCGCCGAGGAGATGCTGTACCTGGCGATGGAGGACTTCCGGGTCGACGTGGTCGTCGGCAAGGGGCCCGGGGCGACCAGCATCCCCCTCGACATCGCGCCGTTCACCCTGGTCGGGGCCACCACCCGGTCCGGCGCGCTCACCGGGCCGCTGCGCGACCGGTTCGGCTTCACCGGCCACATGGAGTTCTACGACCCCGACGAGCTGGAGCTGATCCTGCGCCGCTCGGCGGGCATCCTCGGCGTCGACCTGCGCGAGGAGGGCGGCCGGGAGATCGCGCGCCGCTCGCGCGGCACACCCCGCATCGCCAACCGGCTGCTGCGCCGGGTGCGCGACTACGCGGAGGTGCGGGCCGACGGCGCGGTCACCCGCGAGGTGGCCCGGGACGCCCTGGCCGTCTACGACGTGGACGAGCTGGGGCTCGACCGGCTGGACCGGGCGGTGCTGGGCGCGCTGGTCCGCTCGTTCGGCGGCGGGCCGGTGGGCGTGTCCACGCTGGCCGTGGCCGTGGGGGAGGAGCCGACCACGGTCGAGGAGGTGTGCGAGCCGTACCTGGTGCGCGCCGGGATGCTGGCCCGCACGCCGCGCGGCCGGGTGGCGACCGCGAGCGCCTGGCTGCACCTGGGGTTGCAGCCGCCGGCCCGGGCGCCGGGCGAGGGCACCCGGTCGCTGTTCGACGAAGGCGCGTGA
- the yajC gene encoding preprotein translocase subunit YajC — translation MESLFFPLLLVLLAVPLFLSARKQKRAVAEQQALLKSLEPGDRIMTTSGLFATVADASDDTTIDLEVAPGVVTTWLRQAIREKVADDVETTDAVVDDVEDVEDVQGETPAAELHQDVRETPQDTKK, via the coding sequence ATGGAATCCTTGTTCTTCCCGCTGCTGCTCGTGCTGCTCGCGGTGCCGCTGTTCCTCAGCGCCCGGAAGCAGAAGCGGGCCGTCGCGGAGCAGCAGGCGCTGCTGAAGTCCTTGGAGCCGGGTGACCGGATCATGACCACCTCCGGGCTCTTCGCGACCGTCGCCGACGCGAGCGACGACACCACGATCGACCTGGAGGTCGCCCCCGGCGTGGTGACCACCTGGCTGCGCCAGGCCATCCGCGAGAAGGTCGCCGACGACGTCGAGACCACCGACGCGGTCGTCGACGACGTCGAGGACGTCGAGGACGTCCAGGGCGAGACCCCCGCGGCCGAGCTGCACCAGGACGTCAGGGAAACCCCGCAGGACACCAAGAAGTAA
- a CDS encoding DUF1996 domain-containing protein, with product MSRKTRVPVALVAGLVASVLSVAAPSAQADDLVTHHEFQANCSVTHHRPDDPIVFPRLPGASHMHTFLGNPTTTAATTTDSLKAGQTNCKTPDDKSAYWFPTLYNGDQVVAPSGPQVVYYKSGVLDYRQVRSFPAGLRFVTGSPSATQDQFRTAPGAVEGWECGDSFKNWDFPSWCAPGSQLNIRYQAPSCWNGRDLDSADHKSHMAYPDRATLVCPSTHPVPVPMLEFKMAFPVSGDMSRVRLSSGRGYTWHYDFMMAWDGPTLQALVSHCINGGLQCDPRGYDQYKPDRGAALGPDYRLPR from the coding sequence AACCCGCGTGCCGGTCGCCCTGGTGGCCGGCCTCGTCGCGAGCGTCCTGTCGGTCGCCGCGCCGTCCGCCCAGGCGGACGACCTGGTGACCCACCACGAGTTCCAGGCCAACTGCTCCGTCACCCACCACCGCCCGGACGACCCGATCGTCTTCCCGCGGCTGCCCGGCGCGTCCCACATGCACACGTTCCTGGGCAACCCGACCACGACCGCCGCCACGACGACCGACTCGCTCAAGGCCGGGCAGACCAACTGCAAGACGCCCGACGACAAGTCGGCCTACTGGTTCCCGACGCTCTACAACGGCGACCAGGTCGTCGCGCCCAGCGGGCCGCAGGTCGTCTACTACAAGTCCGGCGTCCTGGACTACCGGCAGGTCCGCTCGTTCCCGGCCGGGCTGCGGTTCGTGACCGGCAGCCCGTCGGCCACGCAGGACCAGTTCCGCACCGCGCCCGGCGCGGTCGAGGGCTGGGAGTGCGGCGACAGCTTCAAGAACTGGGACTTCCCGTCCTGGTGCGCGCCCGGCAGCCAGCTCAACATCCGCTACCAGGCGCCCAGCTGCTGGAACGGGCGCGACCTCGACTCGGCCGACCACAAGTCGCACATGGCCTACCCGGACCGGGCGACGCTGGTGTGCCCGTCGACGCACCCGGTGCCCGTGCCGATGCTGGAGTTCAAGATGGCATTCCCGGTGTCGGGTGACATGTCGCGCGTCCGGCTGTCCAGCGGGCGCGGCTACACCTGGCACTACGACTTCATGATGGCGTGGGACGGCCCCACGCTCCAGGCGCTGGTGAGCCACTGCATCAACGGCGGCCTCCAGTGCGACCCGCGCGGCTACGACCAGTACAAGCCGGACCGGGGCGCGGCCCTCGGGCCGGACTACCGCCTGCCGCGGTGA
- the ruvA gene encoding Holliday junction branch migration protein RuvA, translating into MISSLRGQVLSIGLDHAVVEVGGVGFAVQATPATLAGLRRGEEAVLATSLVVREDSLTLFGFADTEARELFGLLQTVSGIGPRIALATLAVLEPDKLRAALAEGNVTVLTQVPGIGRKGAERLIIELRDKVGQLAPAPGAEQGTGQVRTQVTEALLGLGFPAKHAEQTVDAVLAADGTLGTSEVLRRALATLGRKR; encoded by the coding sequence GTGATCTCGTCGCTGCGCGGGCAGGTGCTGTCCATCGGACTCGACCACGCGGTCGTCGAGGTCGGGGGCGTGGGCTTCGCCGTGCAGGCCACCCCCGCGACCCTGGCCGGCCTGCGCCGCGGCGAGGAGGCCGTGCTGGCCACCTCGCTGGTGGTCCGCGAGGACTCGCTGACCCTGTTCGGGTTCGCCGACACCGAGGCCCGCGAGCTGTTCGGGCTGCTCCAGACGGTGTCCGGGATCGGCCCGCGGATCGCGCTGGCGACCCTGGCCGTGCTGGAGCCGGACAAGCTGCGGGCCGCGCTGGCCGAGGGCAACGTCACCGTGCTCACCCAGGTGCCCGGCATCGGCCGCAAGGGCGCCGAGCGGCTGATCATCGAGCTGCGCGACAAGGTCGGGCAGCTGGCGCCCGCGCCGGGCGCCGAGCAGGGCACCGGCCAGGTGCGCACCCAGGTCACCGAGGCCCTCCTCGGCCTCGGCTTCCCGGCGAAGCACGCCGAGCAGACCGTGGACGCCGTGCTGGCCGCGGACGGCACCCTCGGCACGTCCGAGGTGCTGCGCCGCGCCCTGGCCACCCTGGGGCGCAAGCGGTGA
- a CDS encoding DinB family protein: MTTATTRTEIDDLLTALAQNRHFLRFTANGLTDEQARLRPTASELSIGGLIKHVNTVERAWVRFAVGGAELMESHDGEADQDWADGFRLTGRETLEGVLAAYEETARATERTLRGLDLGTAHPLPVAPWFEPGASWTVRRVVAHLISETAQHAGHADILRETIDGQKTMG, encoded by the coding sequence ATGACCACCGCGACCACCCGCACCGAGATCGACGACCTGCTGACCGCCCTGGCCCAGAACCGCCACTTCCTCCGCTTCACCGCCAACGGCCTGACCGACGAGCAGGCCAGGCTCCGGCCGACCGCCAGCGAGCTGTCCATCGGCGGCCTGATCAAGCACGTCAACACGGTCGAGCGGGCCTGGGTGCGGTTCGCCGTCGGCGGCGCCGAGCTGATGGAGAGCCACGACGGGGAGGCCGACCAGGACTGGGCCGACGGCTTCCGGCTGACCGGGCGCGAGACGCTGGAGGGCGTGCTCGCGGCCTACGAGGAGACCGCCCGCGCGACCGAGCGCACGCTGCGGGGGCTCGACCTGGGCACCGCCCACCCGCTCCCCGTCGCCCCCTGGTTCGAGCCCGGCGCCTCCTGGACCGTCCGCCGCGTGGTGGCGCACCTCATCTCCGAGACCGCCCAGCACGCCGGGCACGCGGACATCCTCCGCGAGACCATCGACGGCCAGAAGACGATGGGCTAG
- a CDS encoding uracil-DNA glycosylase encodes MTMDVFPTVPRAHRNPVVVARKTALLTAPHMAKLTEFARRIATERKADVPLFDPAGGGVNSKVLLLLESPGEGSAKSGINSLDNDDPTAANGFTAMAEAGLSRRVCLSWNVVPWQLNGRNPTPADLRAAVPYLVELLRMLSGLQAVVVLGRPAGTGWTLSGRGHKLKVFNAPHPSPLSINRDRATRWPQLVDAFRQAAAVVAG; translated from the coding sequence ATGACCATGGATGTCTTCCCCACCGTGCCGAGAGCCCACCGCAACCCCGTGGTCGTCGCTCGGAAGACGGCCCTGCTCACCGCGCCCCACATGGCGAAGCTGACGGAGTTCGCCCGGCGGATCGCGACCGAGCGCAAGGCCGACGTCCCGCTGTTCGACCCGGCCGGCGGTGGCGTCAACAGCAAGGTGCTGCTCCTGTTGGAGTCACCGGGGGAGGGGTCCGCCAAGTCCGGCATCAACTCGCTGGACAACGACGACCCGACCGCCGCGAACGGCTTCACCGCGATGGCGGAGGCGGGCCTGTCGCGGCGGGTGTGCCTGAGCTGGAACGTCGTGCCGTGGCAGCTCAACGGCCGCAACCCCACGCCCGCCGACCTGCGGGCGGCCGTGCCGTACCTGGTCGAGCTGCTGCGGATGCTGTCGGGCCTCCAGGCGGTGGTGGTGCTCGGCCGACCGGCGGGCACGGGGTGGACGCTGTCCGGGCGCGGGCACAAGCTCAAGGTGTTCAACGCGCCGCACCCGTCCCCGCTGTCGATCAACCGCGACCGGGCCACCCGGTGGCCGCAACTGGTGGATGCCTTCCGGCAGGCCGCGGCGGTGGTGGCCGGGTGA
- the secD gene encoding protein translocase subunit SecD: MAPPAGQIRPAKYLGAFVLIVVALYSLVFFTGGGKATPKLGIDLQGGTRVTLTARAPDGQAPTEEALNQARELIETRVNGLGVGGAEVIRDGDNLVITVPGTDSEGAKRLGQTAKLNFRKVIGSPVPNAAPETSMPSTTGSAAPTSGSAAPTSGAEAPATTGSAPSESVSAPTTTAQGRPAPLVEQQPETTTEAPPSTDPSAPATDPSAPAEPQVDCRAVFNGQYSEDPTKAIEEARTCRQDAQLTTLDAQTVSQALTAFTCPSTDPLLGNDDPALPLLTCNQDNTEKYVLAPVFPPKDGSVKDDDYSLYSRLTGEDIDNAVAGTDPQGAGFIVNLTFKGEGGTKWGQFTSANVQQQVAVVLDSRVVSAPNINEAILGGSTQISGRFNQAEATGLANVLKYGSLPLSFEASEAETVSATLGLASLKAGLLAGGIGLALVFVYCLFYYRLLGVLTILSLALSGVVVYAVLVLLGRWIDFTLDLAGVAGFIVSIGITADSFVVFFERLKDEVREGRSFRSGVPRAWVRSRRTILSADAVSFLASAILYMIAVGQVRGFAFTLGMSTVLDLVVVFLVTHPLVALVSKSKKLSNPKLTGLGGAVQAAVDDRAAKGTAVKGA, translated from the coding sequence GTGGCACCTCCGGCCGGGCAAATCCGCCCCGCGAAATACCTGGGCGCGTTTGTCCTCATCGTGGTCGCGCTGTACTCCCTGGTGTTCTTCACCGGGGGCGGCAAGGCGACCCCCAAGCTCGGTATCGACCTCCAGGGCGGCACGCGCGTCACGCTGACCGCCCGGGCTCCTGATGGCCAGGCGCCCACCGAGGAAGCGCTCAACCAGGCCCGCGAGCTCATCGAGACGCGCGTCAACGGCCTGGGCGTCGGTGGCGCGGAGGTCATCCGGGACGGCGACAACCTGGTGATCACGGTCCCCGGCACCGACAGCGAGGGCGCCAAGCGGCTCGGTCAGACCGCGAAGCTGAACTTCCGCAAGGTCATCGGCTCGCCGGTGCCCAACGCCGCGCCCGAGACGTCGATGCCGTCCACGACCGGCAGCGCGGCCCCGACCTCCGGCTCCGCGGCGCCCACCTCGGGTGCCGAGGCCCCGGCCACCACCGGCAGCGCGCCGTCGGAGAGCGTCTCGGCGCCCACCACCACCGCCCAGGGCCGCCCGGCCCCGCTGGTGGAGCAGCAGCCGGAGACCACGACCGAGGCGCCGCCGTCGACCGACCCGTCCGCGCCGGCCACCGACCCGTCCGCCCCGGCGGAGCCGCAGGTCGACTGCCGCGCGGTGTTCAACGGCCAGTACTCCGAGGACCCGACCAAGGCCATCGAGGAGGCCCGCACCTGCCGGCAGGACGCCCAGCTGACCACGCTGGACGCGCAGACCGTCTCGCAGGCCCTCACCGCCTTCACCTGCCCGTCGACCGACCCGCTGCTGGGCAACGACGACCCGGCCCTGCCGCTGCTGACCTGCAACCAGGACAACACCGAGAAGTACGTCCTGGCGCCGGTCTTCCCGCCGAAGGACGGCAGCGTCAAGGACGACGACTACAGCCTGTACTCGCGGCTGACCGGTGAGGACATCGACAACGCCGTGGCGGGCACCGACCCGCAGGGCGCCGGCTTCATCGTCAACCTCACCTTCAAGGGCGAGGGCGGCACCAAGTGGGGCCAGTTCACCTCGGCGAACGTGCAGCAGCAGGTCGCCGTCGTGCTGGACAGCCGGGTCGTGTCCGCGCCGAACATCAACGAGGCCATCCTCGGCGGCAGCACCCAGATCAGCGGCCGGTTCAACCAGGCCGAGGCCACCGGCCTCGCCAACGTGCTCAAGTACGGCTCGCTGCCGCTGTCGTTCGAGGCGTCCGAGGCCGAGACGGTGTCCGCGACCCTGGGCCTGGCGTCGCTGAAGGCCGGCCTGCTCGCGGGCGGCATCGGCCTGGCGCTGGTGTTCGTCTACTGCCTGTTCTACTACCGCCTGCTCGGCGTGCTGACGATCCTGTCGCTGGCGCTGTCCGGCGTGGTCGTCTACGCGGTGCTGGTGCTGCTCGGCCGCTGGATCGACTTCACCCTCGACCTCGCGGGCGTCGCCGGCTTCATCGTGTCGATCGGTATCACCGCGGACTCGTTCGTGGTGTTCTTCGAGCGGTTGAAGGACGAGGTGCGCGAGGGCCGGTCGTTCCGCTCCGGCGTGCCGCGCGCCTGGGTCCGCTCCCGGCGCACCATCCTGTCGGCGGACGCGGTCAGCTTCCTCGCCTCGGCCATCCTCTACATGATCGCGGTCGGCCAGGTGCGGGGCTTCGCGTTCACCCTCGGCATGTCGACCGTGCTCGACCTGGTCGTGGTCTTCCTGGTGACGCACCCGCTGGTCGCGCTGGTCTCCAAGTCGAAGAAGCTGTCCAACCCGAAGCTGACCGGCCTCGGCGGTGCCGTCCAGGCCGCCGTCGACGACCGTGCCGCCAAGGGCACCGCGGTGAAGGGGGCCTGA
- a CDS encoding GGDEF domain-containing protein: protein MTLRRFGVIVAAVCALVLALVCLVVSGVLDRSASVAVDKFTQLVAAAAAMVSYWRAARRRPGVARRWRLWMTAAMASLVVGLCAWIWGQVFLGVSLPSSTLAPLGFMLVPTLTLCAVVVLSHGGSGTLPGHRSKLVVVLDGLIVVGSLFVLTWVSLLESMVRAWATSGPGFATVVAHPAAYLVMLVVLLVSSWTHRSVRQLPVLFIALAGVAQSASGWMFAYLVSQGATAIPTAADIGFMVCPALFFLSAIAPGGGGRERHGTARLRAGELLHLLVPYLPMMVTGLFIVVGTATGVRLNPLEIYVGLGVVLLVIARQLLTLIDNVKLVEQLRVSRERLRHQAYHDPLTGVANRALFRERLDAALAGPAPLVVLFIDVDGFKDVNDNYGHAEGDAVLRIVAARLQRCVRAEDLVARLGGDEFGVLVDGYPQPPEEIGRRVLDALREPHRTAAGAHVVRASIGISHREAFDPALTADDLLGNADAAMYTAKRLGKGMVVVHGEVDPDVGADVAAGMNPEMT, encoded by the coding sequence ATGACCCTGAGGCGGTTCGGCGTCATCGTCGCAGCCGTCTGCGCCCTGGTGCTGGCCCTGGTCTGCCTCGTCGTCTCCGGCGTGCTGGACCGGTCCGCCTCGGTGGCGGTCGACAAGTTCACCCAGTTGGTCGCCGCGGCCGCCGCGATGGTGTCGTACTGGCGGGCGGCCCGGCGGCGGCCGGGCGTGGCGCGGCGCTGGCGGCTGTGGATGACCGCGGCCATGGCCAGCCTGGTGGTGGGCCTGTGCGCGTGGATCTGGGGCCAGGTGTTCCTCGGCGTGTCGCTGCCGTCGTCGACGCTGGCGCCGCTGGGGTTCATGCTGGTGCCCACGCTGACGCTGTGCGCGGTGGTGGTGCTGTCCCACGGCGGCTCGGGCACGCTGCCCGGGCACCGCAGCAAGCTGGTGGTCGTGCTGGACGGGCTGATCGTGGTCGGCTCGCTGTTCGTGCTCACCTGGGTGTCGCTGCTGGAGTCGATGGTCCGCGCCTGGGCGACCTCGGGACCGGGGTTCGCCACCGTCGTGGCGCACCCGGCGGCGTACCTGGTGATGCTGGTCGTGCTGCTGGTCTCGTCGTGGACGCACCGCTCGGTGCGGCAGCTGCCCGTGCTGTTCATCGCGCTGGCGGGCGTGGCGCAGTCGGCGTCGGGCTGGATGTTCGCGTACCTGGTCAGCCAGGGCGCCACCGCCATCCCGACGGCCGCCGACATCGGGTTCATGGTGTGCCCGGCCCTGTTCTTCCTCAGCGCGATCGCGCCGGGCGGCGGCGGGCGCGAGCGGCACGGCACGGCCCGGCTGCGCGCGGGCGAGCTGCTGCACCTGCTGGTGCCGTACCTGCCGATGATGGTCACCGGCCTGTTCATCGTGGTCGGCACGGCCACCGGGGTGCGGCTGAACCCGCTGGAGATCTACGTCGGCCTGGGCGTGGTGCTGCTGGTGATCGCGCGGCAGCTGCTGACCCTGATCGACAACGTCAAGCTGGTCGAGCAGCTGCGCGTGAGCCGGGAGCGGCTGCGGCACCAGGCTTACCACGACCCGCTGACCGGGGTGGCCAACCGGGCGCTGTTCCGGGAGCGGCTGGACGCGGCGCTGGCCGGGCCCGCACCGCTGGTCGTGCTGTTCATCGACGTGGACGGGTTCAAGGACGTCAACGACAACTACGGCCACGCCGAGGGCGACGCGGTGCTGCGGATCGTGGCGGCGCGGCTCCAGCGCTGCGTGCGGGCGGAGGACCTGGTGGCGCGGCTGGGCGGGGACGAGTTCGGCGTGCTGGTCGACGGCTACCCGCAGCCGCCGGAGGAGATCGGCAGGCGGGTGCTGGACGCGCTGCGCGAACCGCACCGGACGGCGGCGGGCGCGCACGTGGTCCGGGCGTCGATCGGGATCTCGCACCGGGAGGCGTTCGACCCGGCGCTGACGGCGGACGACCTGCTGGGCAACGCGGACGCGGCGATGTACACGGCCAAGCGGCTGGGCAAGGGGATGGTCGTGGTGCACGGGGAGGTCGACCCCGACGTGGGTGCCGACGTGGCCGCCGGGATGAACCCGGAGATGACGTGA
- a CDS encoding TspO/MBR family protein, whose product MTHLAARRPLAGLAVFVAAVAATAVVGALAATSAPAEYERLVTPSWAPPAWLFGPVWTALYALVAVSGWLFWKRFGATRELGLFAVQLVLNAAWTPLFFAAGRYGWALVDIVALLVAVAALVVLFGRRHRLAAWLLVPYLAWVAFATALNAGILALN is encoded by the coding sequence ATGACCCACCTGGCGGCACGACGCCCCCTGGCCGGCCTCGCGGTGTTCGTCGCCGCGGTCGCCGCGACGGCGGTGGTCGGCGCCCTGGCCGCGACCTCCGCCCCGGCCGAGTACGAGCGGCTGGTCACCCCGTCCTGGGCACCGCCCGCCTGGCTGTTCGGTCCGGTGTGGACCGCCCTGTACGCGCTGGTCGCGGTGTCCGGCTGGCTGTTCTGGAAGCGGTTCGGGGCCACCCGGGAACTGGGCCTGTTCGCCGTCCAGCTGGTCCTCAACGCCGCCTGGACGCCGCTGTTCTTCGCCGCCGGCCGCTACGGCTGGGCCCTGGTCGACATCGTCGCCCTGCTGGTCGCCGTCGCCGCCCTGGTCGTGCTCTTCGGCCGCCGGCACCGGCTCGCGGCGTGGCTGCTGGTGCCCTACCTGGCCTGGGTCGCCTTCGCCACGGCCCTCAACGCGGGCATCCTCGCGCTGAACTAG
- a CDS encoding cupin domain-containing protein produces MNADEVIAALGLAELPVEGGWFGQSWRSPEVSAIYYLLREGEFSGVHRLDHVEVYAHHAGAPLRMLLLHPGGGVTTPVLGPDLAAGQRPQVVVPAGVWQASEPVGGWSLVGTVVVPPYTDDVVTFGAADDLAPAYPDHAGAIRRLCRR; encoded by the coding sequence GTGAACGCGGACGAGGTGATCGCGGCGCTGGGGCTGGCCGAGCTGCCGGTCGAGGGCGGGTGGTTCGGGCAGTCGTGGCGCTCGCCCGAGGTGTCCGCCATCTACTACCTGCTGCGCGAGGGCGAGTTCTCCGGCGTGCACCGGCTGGACCACGTGGAGGTCTACGCCCACCACGCCGGCGCGCCGCTGCGGATGCTGCTCCTGCACCCCGGCGGGGGCGTGACCACGCCGGTGCTGGGCCCGGACCTGGCCGCCGGGCAGCGGCCGCAGGTCGTGGTGCCCGCCGGGGTGTGGCAGGCCAGTGAGCCGGTCGGCGGGTGGTCGCTGGTGGGCACGGTCGTGGTGCCGCCCTACACCGACGACGTGGTGACCTTCGGCGCGGCCGACGACCTCGCCCCCGCCTACCCCGACCACGCGGGGGCGATCCGCCGGCTGTGCCGGCGCTAG
- the ruvC gene encoding crossover junction endodeoxyribonuclease RuvC, translating to MRVFGVDPGLTRCGFGVVDGGPGRTVRPVAVDVVRTPADADLAVRLLQLSDAVERWLDTYQPQVVAIERVFSQHNVRTAMGTAQAGGVVALSAARRDLPVVFHTPSEVKAAVTGSGRADKAQVTAMVTKLLGLKTAPRPADAADALALAICHLWRAPMRSRLEEAQARAAELARAHRARLAQAVARTEGVARTGTAAKAGTTKTGGKAQ from the coding sequence GTGCGCGTGTTCGGAGTCGACCCCGGCCTGACCCGGTGCGGGTTCGGGGTGGTCGACGGCGGTCCCGGGCGCACCGTGCGGCCGGTGGCCGTGGACGTGGTGCGCACGCCCGCCGACGCCGACCTGGCCGTGCGGTTGCTCCAGCTCTCCGACGCCGTCGAGCGGTGGCTGGACACCTACCAACCGCAGGTGGTGGCCATCGAGCGGGTGTTCAGCCAGCACAACGTGCGCACCGCCATGGGCACCGCGCAGGCGGGCGGCGTGGTGGCGCTGTCGGCCGCGCGCCGCGACCTGCCGGTCGTGTTCCACACGCCCAGCGAGGTCAAGGCCGCCGTCACCGGCTCGGGCCGGGCGGACAAGGCCCAGGTCACCGCCATGGTCACCAAGCTGCTCGGGCTCAAGACCGCGCCCAGGCCCGCCGACGCCGCCGACGCCCTGGCCCTGGCCATCTGCCACCTGTGGCGGGCGCCCATGCGGTCGCGGCTGGAGGAGGCGCAGGCGAGGGCGGCCGAACTGGCCCGGGCGCACCGCGCGAGACTGGCGCAGGCAGTCGCCAGGACGGAAGGCGTCGCCAGGACGGGAACCGCGGCCAAGGCGGGAACCACCAAGACCGGAGGGAAGGCCCAGTGA